Proteins encoded in a region of the Campylobacter geochelonis genome:
- a CDS encoding DHH family phosphoesterase, whose protein sequence is MRIFHLSHTDLDGYGAQFVSKFYLDNILFFNSNYGKEIDDKFEQILSLVQPKDLVLITDLNLTLQQCEAYEMKLKEKDVKIILLDHHQSGLECAKKYAWYFLDNSRCATSITHDFLAEIYGKDEKLHKFSKVVNAVDIWLNDESEFELGKVCLGLVSNAKEINKIMFDEKSREFIFYILEKSQEFFDKQNAHIALDNATHFIKKEFFKKEKDDTLSNLISTFIVDMLSQNRAKFEIGYEDKKGILTYNIGNTSVIGNDFLVANPDMDFFIDVTSRKTLSFRANGNANVSLMAKNLVGGGGHVNASGGLYNGFKDGYRYEVIKAQIVDLIAKKTQEKEMKDER, encoded by the coding sequence ATGAGGATTTTTCACCTTTCGCATACTGATTTGGATGGCTATGGAGCACAGTTTGTAAGTAAATTTTATCTTGATAATATACTCTTTTTTAACTCAAATTATGGCAAAGAAATTGATGATAAATTTGAACAAATTCTATCCTTAGTCCAGCCAAAAGACTTAGTTTTGATAACAGATCTAAATTTAACACTCCAACAATGCGAAGCTTACGAGATGAAACTTAAAGAAAAAGATGTCAAAATCATACTCTTAGATCATCATCAAAGTGGCTTAGAATGCGCTAAAAAGTATGCTTGGTACTTTCTTGATAACTCAAGGTGTGCTACGAGTATAACTCATGATTTTTTAGCTGAAATTTATGGAAAAGATGAAAAGCTTCATAAATTTTCAAAAGTTGTAAATGCAGTTGATATCTGGCTAAATGATGAGAGTGAATTTGAGCTTGGAAAGGTCTGTTTGGGGCTTGTATCAAATGCAAAAGAGATAAATAAAATTATGTTTGATGAAAAAAGCAGAGAGTTTATATTTTATATCTTAGAAAAATCACAAGAATTTTTTGACAAGCAAAACGCCCATATAGCGCTAGATAATGCAACTCACTTTATAAAAAAAGAGTTTTTCAAAAAAGAGAAAGATGACACGCTAAGCAATCTCATATCAACTTTCATCGTTGATATGCTAAGCCAAAATAGAGCTAAATTTGAGATAGGGTATGAGGACAAAAAGGGCATTTTAACTTACAACATCGGCAACACTTCTGTTATCGGAAATGACTTTTTAGTAGCAAATCCAGATATGGACTTTTTTATCGATGTAACTTCAAGAAAAACGCTTAGCTTTCGTGCTAATGGAAATGCAAATGTTAGCCTAATGGCAAAAAATTTAGTTGGTGGTGGTGGGCATGTAAATGCAAGCGGTGGCCTGTATAATGGCTTTAAAGATGGATATAGATATGAAGTTATCAAGGCTCAAATTGTTGATTTGATAGCTAAAAAAACGCAAGAAAAGGAGATGAAAGATGAAAGATGA